Genomic segment of Persephonella sp.:
GGTAGGGGAATCAGGTTCAGGAAAAAGTGTAACCTGTTATTCAATTCTTAATCTTCTTCCAAAGTATGCAAAAGTATCCGGAAAAATAACATTTAATAGCGATGAGGAAAGATATGAAAATCTCCTTGAGTTAAACAAAGAAAAGTTAAGGGATATTAGGGGAAATAAAATATCAATGGTATTTCAAGAACCATCTGCAGTTTTAAACCCCTTATTAAAGATAGGAGACCAGATTATTGAAGCAATCCTTGCCCATAATAAAATATCCGAAGAAGAGGCAAAAAAACTGGCTCTAAAAGCTATGGAAAAGGCAAGAATTCCGGAAGTAGAGAGAAGATTTAACCAATATCCC
This window contains:
- a CDS encoding ATP-binding cassette domain-containing protein; translated protein: MISKTKDREIPVLSVRNLKVSFHTDNQTIQALKGISFDLYRNEILALVGESGSGKSVTCYSILNLLPKYAKVSGKITFNSDEERYENLLELNKEKLRDIRGNKISMVFQEPSAVLNPLLKIGDQIIEAILAHNKISEEEAKKLALKAMEKARIPEVERRFNQYP